One genomic region from Rubinisphaera margarita encodes:
- a CDS encoding radical SAM/SPASM domain-containing protein, translating into MYLRLAKRLLTESDKRLLWKLSYNMGVKAALSVQRHKRRMKRGEYFPPFLYISVINSCNLRCQGCWVDVAHKQQRIEPAAFHRLINESKAEGNVFFGIVGGEPFMHGDLLDMLAEHPDCYFQIFTNGHFITPEVAKRLRKLGNVTPLISVEGNEIVSDERRGRAGVYEKTLNGIQNCLDQKIFTGVCTSLCQTNIDDLLQERWVDRLIEMGVMYTWFHVYRPMGPQASPELCLTPEQQLRARKFVVEMRAKKPIIIVDAYFDGEGGALCPAATGITHHINPWGDVEPCPIIQFSTDSIHEEGRTIKEKINGSAFLREFRELAADTTRGCIVLERPDLLANLVEKHGAKDVTARKTALPELKAMRVRTSQYNPGSEVPEKSWAYRIAKRFFFNDFGVYRKRDHGKASAPAVLARNEAAEPMETANDLVQLETTHV; encoded by the coding sequence ATGTACCTCAGGCTGGCAAAACGACTGCTGACCGAAAGCGACAAACGGCTGCTGTGGAAACTCTCGTACAACATGGGGGTGAAAGCCGCCCTGTCGGTTCAGAGACACAAGCGTCGGATGAAACGGGGCGAATACTTTCCGCCGTTCCTGTATATCTCGGTCATCAACAGCTGCAATCTTCGCTGTCAGGGCTGCTGGGTTGATGTTGCGCACAAGCAGCAGCGGATCGAGCCGGCTGCGTTTCATCGACTCATCAATGAATCGAAGGCGGAAGGCAATGTCTTTTTCGGCATCGTTGGCGGCGAACCGTTCATGCACGGCGATCTGCTCGACATGCTCGCCGAACATCCCGACTGCTACTTCCAGATTTTTACGAACGGACATTTCATCACCCCCGAAGTCGCCAAACGGCTCCGCAAACTGGGAAATGTCACTCCGCTCATCAGTGTCGAAGGCAACGAAATCGTCAGTGATGAACGTCGCGGACGCGCGGGCGTCTATGAGAAAACGCTCAATGGCATCCAAAACTGTCTCGATCAGAAAATTTTTACCGGTGTTTGCACAAGTCTCTGTCAGACAAACATCGACGACCTGCTCCAGGAACGCTGGGTCGACCGGCTCATTGAGATGGGCGTGATGTATACATGGTTTCATGTCTACCGGCCGATGGGGCCGCAGGCATCGCCGGAGCTCTGTCTCACTCCCGAGCAACAGCTACGGGCCCGGAAGTTCGTGGTCGAGATGCGAGCGAAGAAACCGATCATCATTGTCGATGCGTATTTCGATGGCGAAGGGGGAGCCCTTTGCCCGGCTGCGACCGGGATCACGCACCACATCAACCCCTGGGGCGATGTCGAGCCGTGTCCCATTATTCAGTTCAGTACCGATTCCATTCATGAAGAGGGCCGCACGATCAAAGAGAAGATCAACGGCTCCGCCTTCCTGCGGGAATTCCGCGAACTTGCCGCCGACACCACCCGTGGCTGCATTGTACTGGAACGTCCCGATCTGCTCGCGAACCTTGTTGAGAAGCACGGCGCGAAAGATGTGACCGCCCGCAAGACGGCCCTGCCCGAACTCAAAGCGATGCGGGTTCGCACATCTCAATACAACCCGGGCTCGGAAGTTCCGGAGAAAAGCTGGGCGTATCGAATCGCCAAGCGATTCTTCTTCAACGATTTCGGCGTCTATCGCAAACGGGATCATGGCAAAGCCTCCGCGCCGGCCGTCCTGGCTCGCAATGAAGCCGCCGAACCGATGGAAACCGCAAACGATCTGGTTCAGCTTGAAACGACACACGTTTGA
- a CDS encoding FAD-dependent oxidoreductase, with product MLNDLTRRGLLGKSAATLGLVTLGSSGPYLLAKESDPGTLTESARTIPLVEDCDVIVCGGGPAGIAAAISAARSGARVRVFECHGCLGGVWTSGMLSYVIDAGKPGLNAEISSRLNSMGARLTDHRKKNYDNYVYDVEAMKYLLETMFAEEKITFQLHTRVAAVHTDENNRMTAIITESKSGRQAWAAPVFIDATGDGDVGALAGCRWQFGHDKTCPCQPMSLMGIIAADPKVLEEFDNAGATDAKNRLLAEMAKAGIEPSYAKPTLWNFGSGVAAVMINHEYGVEPFDAAQVTAATVNARRELYHIVEAMKKLGDGWSEARLVATAEQIGVRDGRRIQGRYEVTVDDVAQGARHDDAVCRSTFSVDIHAATQEANRKAAYSSGGVKARPFDIPLRALIAADVDGLLLAGRCISGDFFAHASYRVTGNAVAMGEAAGVAGAVSAANKTLPHDVPWSLISAQLTTVRDQADKRAAAEQTS from the coding sequence ATGCTCAATGATCTCACCCGCAGAGGCCTGCTTGGTAAATCCGCCGCGACACTCGGACTGGTGACCCTCGGCAGCAGCGGACCATATCTGCTGGCGAAAGAATCAGATCCCGGCACACTCACCGAGTCGGCCCGCACGATTCCGCTGGTGGAAGATTGCGATGTCATCGTTTGCGGCGGCGGCCCGGCTGGAATTGCCGCCGCCATTTCCGCAGCACGCAGCGGAGCCCGCGTTCGTGTCTTCGAATGCCATGGATGCCTGGGGGGAGTCTGGACGAGCGGGATGCTGAGCTACGTGATCGACGCCGGCAAACCCGGCTTGAACGCCGAGATCTCGTCTCGACTGAATTCGATGGGAGCCCGGCTGACCGATCATCGGAAGAAGAATTACGACAATTACGTCTACGATGTCGAGGCGATGAAGTATCTCCTCGAAACGATGTTCGCTGAGGAGAAGATTACCTTCCAGCTGCATACCCGCGTTGCAGCCGTGCATACCGATGAAAACAACCGGATGACGGCGATCATCACCGAATCGAAATCGGGACGGCAGGCCTGGGCCGCTCCCGTCTTCATCGATGCCACCGGCGATGGCGATGTCGGCGCCCTGGCCGGATGCCGTTGGCAGTTCGGTCACGACAAGACCTGCCCCTGCCAGCCGATGTCGTTGATGGGAATCATCGCTGCCGACCCGAAAGTGCTCGAAGAATTCGACAACGCCGGCGCCACGGATGCCAAGAATCGTCTGCTCGCTGAAATGGCCAAAGCGGGAATCGAGCCGAGCTACGCCAAGCCGACGCTCTGGAACTTCGGCAGTGGCGTGGCAGCCGTGATGATCAACCACGAATACGGAGTCGAGCCGTTTGATGCCGCTCAAGTGACAGCCGCGACAGTCAACGCGCGTCGCGAGTTGTATCACATCGTCGAAGCGATGAAGAAACTGGGCGATGGCTGGTCGGAAGCACGGCTCGTCGCCACGGCGGAACAGATCGGCGTCCGCGATGGTCGGCGAATTCAGGGACGATACGAAGTGACCGTCGACGATGTCGCTCAGGGAGCGCGTCACGATGATGCGGTCTGCCGTTCGACCTTCTCGGTTGACATTCACGCTGCCACTCAGGAAGCAAACCGGAAAGCCGCCTACAGTTCCGGCGGCGTCAAAGCCAGACCGTTCGACATTCCTCTGCGGGCCTTGATCGCAGCCGATGTTGACGGACTGTTGCTCGCCGGCCGCTGCATTAGCGGCGACTTCTTCGCACACGCCAGCTATCGCGTCACCGGCAATGCCGTGGCGATGGGAGAAGCGGCCGGCGTTGCCGGAGCGGTCTCGGCTGCGAACAAGACACTGCCCCACGATGTGCCCTGGTCCCTCATCTCCGCTCAGCTGACGACCGTACGGGATCAGGCCGACAAGCGAGCCGCCGCCGAGCAGACCAGCTAA
- a CDS encoding cation diffusion facilitator family transporter, with translation MATSGSKLAIYGAIVGNFLIAVTKFIAAGITGSSAMLTEGIHSMVDTGNGWLLLYGIKRSEQSADERHPFGYGPELYFWTLIVGILIFGLGGGISIYEGIQHVLHPGELSDPTVNYIVLGLAVVFEAGAWYLALKGFLEVKGTKPFWRSVRESKDPTTFAVLFEDSAALAGLVVAFLGIFFGHMFDMPVLDGAASIVIGFILAGVAFVLIYESHGLLIGESASPAMVRSIMEIVKNYDGVEQTRRPLTLHFGPNQILLALEVNFRDGLSTDQVEELIDSIEKAIRSAHPEIRHIFLEADKILVRNRKSD, from the coding sequence ATGGCAACATCGGGCTCGAAGTTGGCGATCTACGGAGCGATCGTCGGAAACTTTCTGATCGCTGTGACCAAGTTCATCGCCGCGGGAATCACCGGGAGTTCCGCCATGTTGACCGAAGGCATCCACTCGATGGTCGATACGGGCAACGGCTGGCTTCTCCTTTACGGCATCAAACGCAGCGAGCAGTCGGCCGACGAACGGCATCCCTTCGGCTACGGTCCCGAGCTCTATTTTTGGACGTTGATCGTTGGAATCCTCATCTTCGGCCTCGGGGGCGGGATTTCGATTTATGAAGGTATCCAGCATGTCCTGCACCCCGGAGAGCTGTCAGATCCGACTGTGAACTACATCGTGCTTGGACTGGCTGTTGTGTTTGAAGCAGGAGCCTGGTACCTGGCGTTGAAGGGGTTTCTGGAAGTCAAAGGCACCAAGCCGTTCTGGCGTTCGGTGCGCGAGAGTAAGGATCCGACCACATTCGCCGTGCTGTTCGAAGACTCGGCTGCACTGGCCGGTCTGGTGGTGGCGTTCCTCGGGATTTTCTTCGGTCATATGTTCGACATGCCGGTGCTCGACGGCGCGGCCTCGATTGTGATTGGCTTCATTCTGGCTGGCGTCGCGTTCGTTCTCATCTACGAATCTCACGGACTGCTGATCGGTGAAAGTGCGTCCCCGGCCATGGTCAGAAGCATCATGGAGATCGTGAAGAACTACGACGGGGTTGAACAGACTCGTCGCCCGCTCACACTGCATTTCGGACCCAACCAGATTCTGCTCGCGCTGGAGGTGAACTTCCGGGATGGTCTGTCCACTGATCAGGTGGAAGAGCTTATTGACTCCATCGAGAAGGCGATCCGATCCGCCCACCCCGAGATCCGACACATCTTTCTGGAAGCTGATAAAATCCTCGTCAGGAACAGGAAATCCGACTGA
- a CDS encoding SpoIIE family protein phosphatase gives MQSDLAKSALMEAFQRIAESSPCPAIILDVEGRVQFYSPEVTRIIRLRRLLEPGADFEDLFVKRDREAGRQFFELCLNPQIDLAAQRPLLYRLRSSLGKCRRCELHGRRFRDGEQTFVVFYLHDRTRELRQRRSIRELKQMLSSVIENVSGVAFLKNLRGEYQLVNRKFEEHFDLNRKEVDGRTDFQIFDPERAERFHQNDHKIFANGETQHTQEVAATKDGPHTYVSVKFPVVDPRGRVMGVGGISTDITDQMRQEQEIQAAKAVQTLLYPRAAPDLPGYEVAGAVRAAETVSGDYYDYISMGNDRVFVAVGDVSGHGLAPALEMVEVRSYLRAILRTEIRLDTIMECLNDCLVPDLRDFGFVTLFLAELNFREHSFRYVGAGHRADFLKTDGRQLSLPSTGLMLGIEQNVRYRCSPEIPFEAGDQLLLSTDGICETVSPGGHVFGREGMIDCIRAATDCSAEEAIHRLLTTCQDIVESSPPADDMTAVLIRRLGESGSN, from the coding sequence ATGCAGTCGGACTTAGCGAAATCAGCTCTCATGGAGGCATTTCAGCGGATTGCCGAATCCTCTCCCTGTCCTGCCATCATTCTCGACGTCGAAGGCCGCGTGCAGTTTTACAGTCCGGAAGTGACCCGCATCATCCGGCTGCGACGACTGCTCGAACCCGGCGCCGATTTCGAGGATCTGTTCGTCAAACGGGACCGGGAAGCGGGACGACAGTTCTTCGAGCTTTGCCTGAACCCGCAGATCGATCTGGCTGCCCAGAGACCTCTCCTTTACCGACTTCGTTCGAGCCTGGGCAAATGCCGCCGTTGCGAGCTTCATGGCCGTCGCTTCCGTGATGGCGAACAGACATTTGTCGTTTTCTACCTGCACGATCGCACTCGCGAACTGCGGCAACGGCGGAGCATTCGAGAGCTGAAGCAGATGCTTTCCAGTGTCATCGAGAATGTGAGTGGCGTTGCATTTCTGAAGAATCTTCGTGGCGAGTACCAGCTCGTCAATCGGAAGTTCGAGGAGCACTTCGATCTGAACCGCAAGGAGGTCGACGGGCGAACCGACTTCCAGATTTTCGACCCGGAGCGAGCCGAGCGGTTTCATCAAAACGATCACAAGATCTTCGCCAATGGCGAGACCCAGCACACTCAGGAAGTCGCCGCCACCAAAGACGGTCCGCACACTTACGTCTCGGTCAAGTTTCCAGTGGTCGACCCCAGGGGACGTGTCATGGGCGTTGGGGGAATCTCGACCGATATTACCGATCAGATGCGGCAGGAACAGGAGATTCAGGCTGCGAAAGCGGTGCAGACACTTCTCTATCCCCGAGCCGCACCCGACCTCCCGGGGTACGAAGTGGCCGGAGCGGTGCGAGCGGCCGAAACGGTTTCCGGCGATTACTACGATTACATTTCCATGGGGAATGACCGCGTCTTCGTGGCCGTGGGGGACGTGAGCGGACACGGGTTGGCGCCGGCGCTGGAGATGGTCGAAGTCCGTTCGTATCTGCGTGCGATTCTGCGGACTGAGATCCGTCTCGATACGATCATGGAATGCCTCAACGACTGTCTCGTGCCCGACCTGCGGGACTTCGGATTCGTGACCTTGTTTCTGGCCGAGCTCAACTTCCGCGAACACAGTTTCCGCTACGTCGGAGCAGGGCACCGGGCCGATTTCCTGAAGACGGATGGCCGCCAGTTGTCGCTGCCGAGCACGGGACTCATGCTCGGAATTGAACAGAATGTTCGTTACCGGTGTTCTCCAGAGATCCCGTTCGAAGCCGGCGACCAGTTGTTGCTTTCAACCGACGGCATTTGTGAGACAGTCAGCCCGGGTGGACATGTCTTCGGTCGGGAAGGGATGATTGATTGTATCCGTGCCGCGACAGACTGTTCGGCGGAGGAAGCGATCCACCGACTGCTGACAACGTGCCAGGATATCGTCGAATCCAGTCCGCCGGCGGACGACATGACTGCCGTTCTGATAAGACGACTGGGTGAATCAGGCTCGAATTAG
- a CDS encoding helix-turn-helix domain-containing protein produces MASKYINIEDAARRLSISVEELNRKREKGDIRAFSDRGTWKFKSEDIEELARNLEPDSGFDIPSSDIIRDNDLVLDEPTAEGSQVILEEDMGEMPTVISKQPPNEPPSSDSDVRLVVDPTLESDWKSAPAAPKSDRSNESSLGEVSDSDVRFVDASMSDVTPTPIRMSDTSDDVLEADESDDRWAGISDSDVRLVSQDDSQSSDSDVTLEEDEAVLELQEDPDLDAVIGSSDSDVTLVGADDDDPNSSDFRMSGVDLDSDGPGSDLTLAPPDEDSNIRLEEAGDDDDVSILSDVMSEPDSGLSFSSGDSGLSLDLALDSGISLGGDEDDDGLTLGADSGISLVPDEGSGLTLADDHRDRETGDATIPMMGTVGDDEDNDTSFDMPLLEDSNAEMDDDTTGVVMFDDDESVETMAFDSSEVSDEGGFDDFDDEDSFDELSDGDLDVSDDMLDEDVLEADDDAFDDEFESGESVPALAAPGMRGGAAVGVAAAEWDMVSFSLVLLSTAMMGICTLLMFDLVRSMWGFAEPSSVNGMILESLQGLIK; encoded by the coding sequence ATGGCCAGCAAGTATATCAACATTGAAGACGCGGCCCGCCGACTCTCGATTTCGGTCGAAGAATTGAATCGCAAGCGCGAGAAGGGCGATATCCGGGCGTTTTCCGATCGCGGAACGTGGAAATTCAAGTCGGAAGACATTGAGGAACTGGCCCGCAATCTGGAGCCGGATTCCGGGTTCGACATCCCCAGTTCGGATATCATTCGCGACAACGATCTCGTGCTCGATGAGCCGACTGCTGAAGGCAGCCAGGTCATTCTCGAAGAAGACATGGGCGAGATGCCGACCGTGATCAGCAAGCAGCCGCCGAACGAACCACCGAGTTCTGACAGCGACGTCCGTCTGGTTGTCGATCCGACTCTGGAATCCGACTGGAAATCGGCCCCCGCGGCACCGAAATCAGATCGGTCGAACGAAAGTTCCCTCGGCGAAGTCAGCGACAGCGATGTCCGCTTTGTCGATGCCAGCATGAGCGATGTGACGCCGACACCGATTCGGATGTCCGACACCAGTGATGACGTGCTGGAAGCTGACGAGTCCGACGATCGCTGGGCCGGAATCAGTGACAGCGACGTTCGCCTCGTATCCCAGGACGATTCTCAGTCCTCCGATTCCGATGTGACGCTCGAAGAAGACGAAGCCGTCCTCGAGTTGCAGGAAGATCCGGATCTCGACGCCGTGATCGGCAGTTCCGACAGCGATGTGACGCTCGTGGGAGCCGATGACGACGATCCCAACTCCAGCGACTTCCGGATGTCGGGCGTTGATCTGGATTCCGATGGTCCGGGTAGCGATCTCACGCTGGCCCCGCCCGATGAAGACAGCAATATTCGCCTCGAAGAAGCCGGCGACGACGACGATGTCTCGATTCTGAGTGACGTGATGTCCGAACCGGACAGCGGTCTCTCCTTCTCCTCCGGTGACAGTGGACTCTCTCTCGACCTGGCCCTCGACAGCGGAATTTCGCTGGGCGGCGACGAGGATGATGACGGTCTGACCCTCGGGGCGGACAGCGGGATTTCTCTGGTCCCTGATGAAGGATCGGGGCTGACGCTGGCCGATGATCACCGCGATCGCGAAACCGGCGACGCGACGATCCCGATGATGGGTACCGTGGGCGACGACGAAGACAATGACACATCCTTCGATATGCCGCTGCTCGAAGACAGCAACGCGGAAATGGACGACGACACCACAGGCGTCGTCATGTTCGACGACGATGAGTCGGTTGAAACGATGGCCTTCGATTCCTCGGAAGTCTCAGATGAGGGCGGCTTCGACGATTTCGACGATGAAGACAGCTTCGACGAACTGAGCGACGGCGATCTCGACGTCTCCGACGATATGCTCGACGAAGATGTTCTTGAAGCCGACGACGATGCCTTTGATGACGAGTTCGAATCGGGCGAGAGCGTTCCTGCTCTGGCCGCACCCGGGATGCGGGGCGGTGCCGCCGTCGGCGTAGCCGCTGCCGAATGGGACATGGTCTCGTTCAGCCTCGTGCTGCTCTCAACGGCCATGATGGGAATCTGCACGCTACTGATGTTCGATCTCGTCCGCTCGATGTGGGGCTTTGCTGAGCCGAGCAGTGTGAACGGAATGATCCTCGAATCGCTGCAGGGTCTGATCAAATAA